ACAGCTCCTCGTTCATCGCCGTGAGGAAGCGGGTGACGACCGTCAGCTCGTCCTCACTGAAGCGCTCCCGAGCCCCCTCGGCTGCCCGGGCCAGCGGGCGGAAATAGGTGCGGGCCGCCACCCTGGCGTCGGCGGCGTAGTACAGGTGCACCACCCGGCGGTCGCTGCTCTCGCGGACCCGCCGGATGTGGCCCGCCCGCTCCAGCCGGTCGACGCAGGCCGTGACGGCCCCCGAGGTCAGCCCGAGGTGCTCACGCAGCCGCCCCGGGGTCATCGGCTCGTCGGCATCCAGGATCGCCGCCAGCGCCTGGACGTCGGTCGCGTGCAGCCCCTGATCGCCCGCGAACCCGTGGACCAGGCGGTTGATCTCGCCGTTCATCCGGCGCAGCTGGACCGCCAGCGACTGGAGATCCGTCCCGGCAAAAGGACGGGGCCGTCCCGGTGCTGTCGCCTGCGGATTCGGTTCGTCTGCGGTGCCCACGCGAGAAGCCTATAGAAGCGGGCGCACCAGGAGACGACTGCATCCGGCACCGCCCCGCCCATGGAAGTGATCACAGGGGACACGACACGAAAGGTCTGCCGCAGATATGAACGACGTGGACACCGGGCCGGCGCCGCGCTGTCTGGTGACCGGTGCGACGGGTTACCTCGGCGGCCGGCTCGTGCCGGAGCTGCTGGCCGCCGGGTACCGGGTGCGCTGTCTGGCCCGGTCCCCCGGCAAACTCCGCGACCAGCCATGGTCGGCCGAGGTGGAGGTCGTACGAGGTGACGTCCTGGACGCCGGCGCGGTCGCCGAGGCCCTGCGCGGCACCGAGGTCGCCTACTACCTGGTGCACGCACTGGGCACCGGCGACGCCTTCGAGGAGACCGACCGGCGGGCCGCCCGGATCTTCGGCGAGGGGGCCCGTGCCGCGGGCGTGCGCCGCATCGTCTATCTGGGCGGGCTCACCCCCGCGGACGTGCCCGAACGGGAGCTGTCACCGCATCTGCGGTCCCGCGCCGAGGTGGGCCGCATCCTGCTGGACTCCGGCGTGCCCACCACCGTCCTGCGGGCGGCGGTCGTCATCGGCTCGGGCTCGACCTCCTTCGAGATGCTGCGCTACCTCACCGAACGCCTCCCGGTGATGGTGACCCCGAGCTGGGTGCGCACCCGCATCCAGCCAGTGGCGGTGCGCGACGTGCTGCGTGCCCTGGTGGGCAGCGCCCGGATGCCGGCCGCGGTCAGCCGCGCCTTCGACATCGGCGGCCCGGACGTGCTGACGTACCGGGAGATGATGCTCAGGTACGCGGCCGTCGCCGAACTGCCGCACCGGCTCATCCTGACCCTGCCCATGCTCAGCCCCGGTCTGTCCAGCCACTGGGTCGGACTGGTGACCCCCGTACCGGCGTCCCTGGCGCGTCCGCTGACCGAGTCCCTGCGGCACGAGGTCGTCTGCCACGAGCACGACATCGCACGGTACGTGCCGGATCCGCCCGGCCACCCGATCGGCTTCGACGAAGCCGTCCGTCTTGCCCTGCGCCGGGTCCGCGACGCGCAGGTGGCGACCCGCTGGTCCTCGGCGTCCGTCCCGGGCGCCCCCAGCGATCCGCTGCCCACCGACCCGGACTGGGCCGGCGGCAGCCTCTACACCGATGTCCGGGAGATCGACGTCGACGCCCCGCGCGCCGCGCTGTGGCGGGTCATCGAGGGGATCGGCGGCGAGAACGGCTGGTACTCCTTCCCGTTGGCCTGGGCACTGCGCGGTTGGCTGGACCGGATGGTCGGCGGGGTCGGTCTGCGCCGGGGGCGCCGGGACGCGGCCCGGCTGCGGGTCGGGGACTCGCTGGACTTCTGGCGGGTGGAGGAGATCGAGCCGGGACGGCTGCTGCGGCTGCGCGCCGAGATGCGGCTGCCGGGTCTGGCCTGGCTGGAGATGCGCGTGCGGACCGACGCCGCCGGACGCACCCGGTACCACCAGCGCGCCCTGTTCCACCCCCGCGGTCTGCTGGGGCACGCGTACTGGTGGAGCGTCTCCCCCTTCCACGCGCTCGTGTTCGGTGGCATGGCCCGCAACATCGCGCGGGCGGCGGCCCGAGCGCCGGCCGAGCCGCCGAACCGGCCCGCGTCTGTCCGCTGACCGCGATGCCCCGCCCGCACAGATCGACCTCGACGCCTCCGCCCTCACGGATCGGCTTCGACGCTCCGACCTCACCCGCTCACCTCGACGCCCCCACCCTCACCCATCGACCTCGAACTCCCCGCCCTCACCGGTCGACCGCGACGCCTCCGCCCTCACGGATCGGCTTCGACGCTCCGACCTCACCCGCTCACCTCGACGCCCCCACCCTCACCCGCTTACCTCGACGCCCACCCCGACCCGACGCGACCGACCCGCCCTCGCCCCTCCCGGAGCTCACGTCATGCCCGACGTCTCGATCGTCCTGTTCACCTCCGACCTCCGCCTGCACGATCACCCGCCGCTGCGGGCCGCGAACGAGGCCCGTCAGGTGGTGCCCCTGTTCGTGCGCGACCGGGGCGTGACGGACGCCGGGTTCGCCGCGCCGAACCGGCT
This DNA window, taken from Streptomyces sp. NBC_00663, encodes the following:
- a CDS encoding MarR family winged helix-turn-helix transcriptional regulator → MGTADEPNPQATAPGRPRPFAGTDLQSLAVQLRRMNGEINRLVHGFAGDQGLHATDVQALAAILDADEPMTPGRLREHLGLTSGAVTACVDRLERAGHIRRVRESSDRRVVHLYYAADARVAARTYFRPLARAAEGARERFSEDELTVVTRFLTAMNEELSLLRPPHGT
- a CDS encoding SDR family oxidoreductase, with the protein product MNDVDTGPAPRCLVTGATGYLGGRLVPELLAAGYRVRCLARSPGKLRDQPWSAEVEVVRGDVLDAGAVAEALRGTEVAYYLVHALGTGDAFEETDRRAARIFGEGARAAGVRRIVYLGGLTPADVPERELSPHLRSRAEVGRILLDSGVPTTVLRAAVVIGSGSTSFEMLRYLTERLPVMVTPSWVRTRIQPVAVRDVLRALVGSARMPAAVSRAFDIGGPDVLTYREMMLRYAAVAELPHRLILTLPMLSPGLSSHWVGLVTPVPASLARPLTESLRHEVVCHEHDIARYVPDPPGHPIGFDEAVRLALRRVRDAQVATRWSSASVPGAPSDPLPTDPDWAGGSLYTDVREIDVDAPRAALWRVIEGIGGENGWYSFPLAWALRGWLDRMVGGVGLRRGRRDAARLRVGDSLDFWRVEEIEPGRLLRLRAEMRLPGLAWLEMRVRTDAAGRTRYHQRALFHPRGLLGHAYWWSVSPFHALVFGGMARNIARAAARAPAEPPNRPASVR